One genomic region from Saprospiraceae bacterium encodes:
- the arfB gene encoding aminoacyl-tRNA hydrolase, translated as MIDITDLLKVCRFETSRSSGPGGQHVNKTESKVSMYFDIEASALTPEHRAIIHQKYPTRINIAGELYLQSYASRSQAANKEAAILKFQNLIDTALIPPKKRHKTKRSKASIEARLAGKRLQGVKKQNRSNRMDM; from the coding sequence ATGATTGATATTACAGACCTTTTAAAAGTCTGTCGGTTTGAAACGAGCAGAAGTAGTGGCCCCGGAGGACAACATGTCAATAAAACAGAAAGCAAAGTATCCATGTATTTTGATATCGAAGCCTCTGCCCTTACGCCTGAACACAGAGCCATCATTCATCAAAAATATCCTACCAGGATTAATATTGCCGGCGAACTCTATCTGCAGTCATACGCCAGCCGATCTCAGGCTGCCAATAAGGAAGCAGCTATTTTAAAGTTCCAAAATCTAATAGATACCGCGCTCATTCCGCCTAAAAAAAGACATAAAACCAAACGGTCCAAAGCCAGCATAGAGGCCCGTCTGGCAGGTAAAAGACTTCAGGGAGTAAAAAAGCAAAATAGAAGCAATAGAATGGATATGTGA
- the galK gene encoding galactokinase, whose protein sequence is MSNSSTLIEESVHIDCEILFSEIYHVAPTIKVQSPGRINLIGEHIDYYGGYVMPAAIDRYIVICLGPADQSDSKVYSGTFDEQIIIPANGTIDPGNHHWKKYIIKVLEILLESGYKSRPFNVALTSTIPVGAGLSSSAALLCGFVSALAEYNGWLISLEKIALIAQTTEHRLGTPCGLMDQYASLMGKKDSFLLIDFDGLKIKEIKVDLKEYVLRLINTKVHHELTDGGYARRRREGESALESLKSFYSKSGSYREFSIDELNAMPPFDQTEFKRARHAISEHQRVIQFAEAVAQGDFLFAGELMYATHESLKHDYAVSCEEADFIVEEAVKSGVAGARIMGGGFGGCVLCLMDYSVEAAFKEVLVPAYEKKFGLTPEFIDVNLGERVVTSLA, encoded by the coding sequence ATGTCTAATTCATCCACCCTCATAGAAGAATCTGTTCACATAGATTGTGAAATTCTTTTCAGCGAGATTTATCATGTAGCTCCGACGATCAAAGTACAATCACCAGGTAGAATTAACCTTATAGGTGAACATATCGATTATTACGGGGGATATGTGATGCCCGCTGCCATAGATCGGTACATCGTGATTTGCCTGGGTCCTGCTGACCAGTCAGACAGCAAAGTATACAGCGGCACTTTTGATGAACAAATCATCATCCCTGCTAATGGCACTATCGATCCCGGTAATCATCATTGGAAAAAATATATTATCAAAGTATTGGAGATCCTGCTTGAAAGTGGTTATAAAAGTCGTCCATTTAATGTGGCGCTGACCAGTACCATTCCTGTAGGAGCCGGCCTCTCCTCTTCAGCAGCATTATTATGTGGTTTTGTCAGTGCGTTGGCAGAGTACAATGGCTGGCTGATCAGCCTCGAGAAAATTGCCTTGATAGCCCAAACCACGGAGCATAGACTGGGTACACCCTGCGGCCTCATGGATCAGTATGCCAGCCTGATGGGTAAAAAGGATAGTTTTTTATTGATCGATTTCGATGGTCTTAAGATTAAAGAAATTAAAGTGGACCTCAAAGAATACGTGCTGAGATTGATCAATACCAAGGTGCATCATGAGTTGACTGATGGTGGATATGCCCGTCGCCGTAGAGAAGGTGAGTCAGCCCTGGAATCATTAAAATCATTTTACTCAAAGTCCGGATCTTACAGGGAGTTTAGTATCGATGAATTAAATGCTATGCCACCTTTTGATCAGACTGAATTTAAACGGGCGCGACATGCGATCTCAGAACATCAAAGAGTCATTCAGTTTGCGGAGGCTGTCGCCCAGGGCGATTTTTTATTTGCGGGCGAGTTGATGTATGCAACCCATGAAAGCTTGAAGCACGACTATGCAGTGTCATGCGAAGAAGCTGATTTTATCGTTGAAGAAGCAGTTAAATCCGGCGTAGCCGGAGCCCGCATCATGGGAGGCGGTTTTGGTGGTTGTGTGCTTTGTCTGATGGACTACTCCGTCGAAGCTGCCTTTAAAGAAGTTTTGGTGCCAGCTTATGAAAAAAAGTTTGGATTGACTCCTGAATTTATTGATGTCAATTTAGGGGAGCGTGTAGTCACATCGCTGGCGTGA